TGCTACGCGAGAAATGGAGACGGAGCAGAGGAGGTGGGCACGGCCCAGTCACAGATCTTATCACGAGCAAGGACGACGGAAGGAAGGACGCTAGCTAGCTAGGGTGCGTGGCGGTGGCCCAGTCCGGCAGGGCTGTGGCCATAGCCGCCGGGACACGCGTGGCGTCCGGCCGGGGCAAGCGTACGGGCGCGCGGCCGTGCGGCGACACGGCGCGTGCGGAGGCGGAAAGGAAAAAGGCGTTAGGCGAGCgcgggaaggaaggggaggagtcTCGCGCGCGCGCACGAAAAAAGAAAAGGAGGGCAAGGGCGGGGTGGTACACGAGTACCggcggggtggtggtggtggtgccgccATCGGGAAGCCGGGCGGGGCAAGGAATCCGAAAGGACAAATAATTGAGGCGCGGAGCAGGCACCCCGGCGGGCCCCGCGGTCGTCCTCGCACGGTCGCACCCTACCCCCACTTCTGCCCCTCTCCCGGTCCTGCCCTTGCGAGCTCCGACCCAAACCCAGTCGCActgtttttttcttttgagaatcGCTTGAATATTTTCTGCGTACAAATTTCATAAAGATTTTTTTCTGCTATTAGATTTCATATAGATTTTGGTTGTCTACGCTAAATTGattcataataataataataataataataatagggtTCTGAATTATTTGTGTTCTTAGGATTTTTTCATGCATAGAACGTTTCATTCGTGTAACTGGATTCATAAgtattgttttgcattttattttttGGAGTAAAATCCCCATCCCatcaaataatcaaaaaccaagAATATGATATAccatctgaatattgcaaatatatgcAATAAAGTACAAATAAAAGTTAGGTTCCCTAATCAGTCTGTCTGATCGTTGGTCACAGATAAAATACACAAAATTGCAGCTATGTCACATATTTAACAAAACAAAACCCAATGGAggaaacaaaattttgcatgccaTGAGAGGGGTGAATCTAACCATATGTCGATTTCCTTCGCTTATACGGATCATAAAACAGTCTATTATCCCTTCTTTCCCGATAACACAGGCATAATCCAAAAATGAGGTGGCATATTACATGTACAAGGTTATGGACAAAAATAAGAAGCGATGTATTGTATATTGTGCCATGTCTCCATGCATCATTTTGTCGATTCAAAGTTATGAAATATGAATCCATTGCTTGCACACTCGTCTCCGTCTTCATATTTGATCACGCTTCAATGTGCGTCCCTATTGCCCATGCAATATCTTTTATTCCTAAGCAAAACAGGCTTATTTAATTTAGACACCATCATATTTTCATAAGCACTATAAAGCGATTCCTGCAAACAAAAGTGCCTAGTAATTTAATCGACATGCATGAAATTTAATGACTAATACTTATTTTATACTTTAAGCATGTGTAGCCACAGGGATGTGGGTCAAAAAAAGAAACCGTCATAGGGAAATCCTCATTCGTTTCCTAATTCTACGTGATTCAAGAGGACATATTATTCCAGTAATGTACTTTTTTCTCGCGCTTTCAAAATCTTACGGATCAAAGAGACCATTCTTTTGTCAAACAAATGGATGCTCTCTCCATGCAACCCAATCGTTATTTTGCAATCCATTCATTTGGTATATTTCTTGTCATACAAACTTCATATGAAGTCTGGATTTTAGAGgtttcattttttattgcacgaagcAAATGATCTTTCGCCTAGACAAGCCGCCACCAACATACTATTTGACTCCATACATCTCAACAGAAGCTCACTTGTGGAAAACTTGGTTCCGATCTCTGGCGATCTTACACGCGGTAATCTCTCTATCTATAGTGATGCATGTCTTGGTGTGGGTCACCACTAAGTTCATTGAAATGTACTGTAAGCCTTCAAAGAGATCATATATACAATCGGCTCTACTGGTAGGTTGAAACCCGAATAGAAACCAAGGGGCTGATTGCCGCTGCATTTGTTTTGTATTTTTAGCAGAAATGAGAATGAATATGGGAACCCAAAAATCAATAAGAAAGTCTATAATGTTGAAAATAAATATAGAGCAAATACGGCGTTGGCAAATAAAAGTTCATAGGATCCCAAAACCTCTTAATCCAAAAAGTAAAACATAATGAAACCAAGAAATTCAATCACTAATATGACTACTATTTTGTACAAGTTTCCAAATTTGTCGAGATGACAAGTCAGATTACGGAACATGTTTTTTTTTATATTTGGTAGATTGAGTTGGACTAAAAGCGTATATGGTTTTAATTGGAGTGCACTATACAAATACACAAAAGTATATGGAAACTTTCACGATAATGTATATGGGCATGAAAGCTCCTTTATTGCTGGTGTTTTAGATTCCGTCTTCGCTTCCATGAGAAACTCTCTTTTCACTTTAGTTTTGTAAGTTTCATCACTAGTGCTCGCGTAGCAATCGAAAGGAGCTCTTGGCGTTCAACTTTATCTAATCTTTTTGGGTGATCCTAGAGGAACCAAGGGTCGTCATTTGTTATGAAGGTACAATAAGATGACAAAAGTGAAGGGCCTTGAAGCACCCACACTTTCATTGAATAAGCACGACAATACAAATTATATCGGTAACCAATAGAAAAGAGAAAATGCAAGCTAGTCCTTGCATTTTACATATAGGGTTCGAGGTCAGAAAGTAAAACCGCAATTTAGTCATTATTAATAGGATTAGTGGAGAGCCAAAGGCACCACCGCCGGGGATAAACCACTTGGGGTGGTGACCTTGCTGCCCCATATCCACCAGTTTTGCTGGCGGCGAAGGAAGAAGCAAATGCTCGGCTAATGCTAGATACATGCCTCCCTTTTAGCTTCTCGTCGGGAAGAATGACGGAGCTGATGACGAGGCTCCAGTGGGCCGCCTTCGACCGGAAGAAGTAGGGGAACAACTATGACCGACATGACCACCAACACCACATCCACAACCGGGAAGGGGGAAGGGGCACCGATGAGCACCAAAGCACCTCGGTGGACGCTCTTGTTGATGCGGGTAAGGAATTGCGCTCGCATCTCAACGGAGGAGTTTGCCTCATCTGCATCTTCGCTTTCTCCATCACGGCGGCCTGGAGGGATGGGGCAAACTCATTATCTTCATAGTTGGGCAGCCAACGGGGACAATGAAGCCTTATCGTCTTCGGCTCCAGCCACCGGAGCACCACATGTAAGAGGACGACGACCGCCATGCGCGACCCATAAGCTCCGCTGACACAATCCCCTCTGGTATAGCGCCCAAACACCATTTGAAGGCAAGTCCTAAACAACCATTATTATATACATAGAGGAGCTCGAGCACCTTTCCCTAACCATCTCCAGCTGGCAGCGCCATCAAGCAAGGTATGTGATCGGCCGGGGAGCCAAAGGAAACTCTCAACGGAGCTTCTAGAAGGAGAGAGGGAAGAAAGTGATAAGAATGGGCCCCTTATCCAGGTTAAAAAGCAATTAAGTTTTAAATTTGCTTTTCCCCATAAAACTCCTATGAGATACTTCACATAATAACAATAGCACAACAATAACAAAAGATTCATGGAGGAAATCAATAACAAGGTTAAACCTTGCAAAGCATTATTTTCGGCATGTATTTTATGTTTTCGAGttcttgcaagttccctcaaagccTTGAAGCAACCATCAATCCACACACATATGTTTTTTTCGTGTAGTAAGATTTAGCAAGCATTTCTATCCTTTGCAACTCGTGTTTCGGTAGCGTCCTACCAATCATAGCCGTCAATCTGAATGATGATAATTCTCATGGATGCTACAGTAGAGTTTTTGACTTTTCATCCGCggtggttttcttttttcttcttgctACCTCGCCAAGAACGTCGGGCTTGAATTCAAATGTTCATCTGTAGCGAGCATAAACACCATTTTTCTCACCGATGTTTGAATACTCGTACTACACGTGTCAGGCCAAGTACAATAATGAAGCGCCATGCAGTACCACCGTTCGGCGAGGACCCGATCACGCAGAGGATACGAGGCCGGGCAACGCGACGTACCGGCGCCAGCAGGCAAAGCGACCCGAGACCGAGAGAGGAGCGGGCAGGGGGGACGCACCCGCCCAGCGGgggtgaggccaactccaccgcgcgatcccaaacggacattcgttttgtccggattctgtccgtttgggtagggatttggggtcgtgtccggacgtgtcctgggatgcggtggccgtgcgcccaccCCGCGGACGCATCCCGACCGCATCCTGTCCGCGTATTATTTCTTTGCAAGTCctttcatcattcatttttggtacatgaaaaatgcatcatcacattttgactagtaaagtAAGGCCAAAAAAAATAAGAACcataagaatacattttagaaaaTACCTAATTTCCATAACTGCTTCCTTGAGTTGGGTTAGAGCCTTCTCGATGCACttgttgttgatctgtggaggagggtcgatctggcatcctcctttcttcttcaagctaGAAGGCTCGATTTGACATcatcctttcttcttcaagccggaagtcgatgttgcttcctcctcacacctagtctcGTATGTAGCCTCTAATCTaacaacaagtgcacttgtctcatttacagcctctatgctagctaaaagtgcacgaacatgtactaaatttcgctctatcaatatattgatgtactcttcttcccaataccaaaacttgcatccattctacacaacaaaatttgaagttagtacaactagtcaaatctagagcacaaaccgaagctaaaaaaagtgcataccccatcgtttaagcacttgatgaacacccatccgggatgttccggcgttgtagacacgcggcgcacgaccatccttgggtagtggtcgcacttaatgagtgaCAACGATGCGCCGACGAGCatttgggcaagcaccgagcccggccaaccgccattcgtgtatctgccggcggaccaccgacgatgcagatccgagcggctagaggaggagccactacctgcatgtggccttgcggccctgctaGGGCCTTCCAgcgaggtgcccggccagtccatggcgcggcccggcctcccacagccggccgagctcaagaccgaccggatccgccctaAAACCGGCCGGCAggtgcgcaaaccaggtggccgtggttgggtagctcggcggcgccgaggggaaggggtTGGACGAGCTCGCGTCTGAACTGCACGACTGCaatggcagcggcagcggcgacagCGAGGGAAAGAGTGGAGggggtgcggccggagggagggaggggggcggatagaaaaaggcccgtCTTGTACCCCGACGGGCGGGCAAGGGGAGGACACGCAAAGACAACCCGCGCGtccgcgtggtgtccgtttcaccccaaaagcggcgtAAACTTGGGCtgcggatgggtcgaaagcggacacaaaacggacaaaagtccgtttgctctCGCTCGCTGGGCTGTTTTTTTTGTCCCTTTTATCTTAAACAGACGGGGTCGGACAGAATAGAGTCGCGTGGTGGAGTTGGCCTGCGCGAGCTTGCACTGGCAGAGACGCCGCGGTACGAGTACGAGTGGTGGTGCGGTTGACAGGCCcgagaggggagagggggagagccaGGGCCGGCAGCATCAGTCGTACCCGCACCAGCGCCAGTACCAGTACCGCTACTGCACCCGTGCCTATCGCCAACTCGCGCGATGCCcccagccagccagccaggccCACCTGCCCGCCCGTACGGCCCGCGGCGTGGCATGGGACGGCGGGGCGCCACCACCCACCCCCGCGCGCGTTCCTTCCCTCTCGCCCCTGCCCCGCCTCCCCAATTACGCGCCCCGTGCCACGCCACGCGAACCCCCTCCCCTGCCTTGCCGCGGCATGACGCTACACGCTAGTTGAGTTGAGCAGCTAATCCCAGCCCGAACCCCGTGCGCTGCTGCGctcgccctccccttccctcccACCCGCTCTTCGTCTCGGCTCGATTCGTTCCCCCCACTCGGTCTTCGTCTCCCTTCCCCCCTCCCTCACGCCTCTCGCCAGCGCCGCGCTCTCGCGTTCCGGCCGCCGTTTCCACCATTTCTCCGTGCCGCTTGCCTCGCCCCGCCCCTGTTTTCTCCGCGGGGGCGAGATGAGGTGAGGCGGGTTTTCTTCCGGGACTTCGCCCAGCTTCCGTGCGCGCAAAGGTAACTGACTAGCCGACTGCTCCAATCGAATCTCCCGCCCCGCTCGTCGGCGATCGTCGGTTTTGATCCGTGCTGTGTCGCCGGGCTTGCGCAGATCCGAAGGAGAACCAACCGGGTGCGGGAAGCGGAGGACCGCGGGTGATGCAGAGGGAGGTGGGGCCGCAGGTGGCCTCCCCGCTCTACCTGCACCAGATCCAGCCGCTGCCTCcccatgcggcggcggcggccaggaagCGCGGGAGCCCGTGGCCCGCCGTGGAGCCGCCGGAGAACGCCGCCATgggggccgccgccgcggccggaggGAACTGGAACCCCAGCATGTGGGACTGGGACAGCCGCGCCTTCACCGCCAGGCCGTCCTCCGACGCGCTCCGCCTCGGCGGCGGGCTGAACCACCACcatcaccagcagcagcagcaggcgccgccgccgccggcgacggctgCCGAGGTGCGGCGGCAGGGGGGCGGAGGTGCCGGTGACCTGAGCCTTCAGCTGACCCTGCGGGAGGAGGCATCGATGGCGATGGATGTGAGCCCGACGACTACCTTgtcttcttcgccttctccgcctGCACGGGCGTCACAGGAGCAGGCTGCTAGGCCTAGCAAGAGGGTTCGGTCTGGATCGCCCGGAACTGCttctggaggaggcggcggcggcggtggcggagggagCGCTAGCGGAGGCGGCAGCTATCCCATGTGCCAGGTGGATGATTGCCGCGCGGATCTGACCAGCGCCAAGGATTACCACAGGAGGCACAAGGTGTGTGAGATCCACAGCAAGACAACCAAGGCGGTAGTTGGCAACCAGATGCAGCGCTTCTGCCAGCAGTGTAGTAGGTAATGATCGTGCCTGCAAACTCCCCCCTAAAATTTTTGTGGCATGATTCTTTGCTATGATGCCACTTTTAGGGATTTATGTCTATGATGCCACACGGTTGCTATGGTGTGTGTATTGGGCCAGAGAAATGGTTTCTCTATCCAATGTTTCTGGTCTCTATGTAGGCCGAGAGCATTTTAGTTACTAAAAGTTGGTTCTTCTGGTCAATCATTTAGATTTCATCCGCTCTCGGAGTTCGATGAGGGTAAGAGGAGTTGCAGGCGAAGGCTTGCCGGACACAACCGACGGCGGAGGAAAACCCAGCCAACAGATGTTGCTTCACAATTGTTGCTTCCTGAAAACCAAGAAAATGCAGCAAATAGGACACAAGATATTGTCAATCTGATCACTGTTATTGCACGCTTGCAAGGTACTTGATCCCCTACTGAACTTGATGCGCTCTTTCACTTGTTGATTTAAACCTGATTACTATTTTTCCCGTCTCTGCATTGACAGGTGGTAATGTTGGTAAACTACCCAGCATCCCTCCGATACCGGATAAAGATAATCTGGTCCAAATCATAAGCAAAATAAACTCAATCAATAATGCAAACTCCCTGGCAAAGTCTCCTCCATCAGAAGCCATTGATTTGAATGCCTCGCAGGGGCAACAACAAGATTCttctgtccaaaatgcaacaaagGTGGTCGACAAGCAGACTGTGCCATCAACCATGGATTTGCTAACAGTTCTATCTGGTGCTCTTGGGACATCAACCCCCGAGACCAATACATCTCAGTCCCAGGGGAGCAGTGATAGCAGTGGTAATAACAAGAGCAAGAGTCATTCAACAGAGCCAGCATGTGTTGTAAATTCCCATGAGAAATCCATTCGACCTTTTCCCGCAGCTGGTATGTTAAGGAGTAGCAGCACCCATGGAAGCCCACCTGAAGTATATAAGCAGCCAGACCGAGATACCCATCCGTACTTGTCGCTGCAATTGTTTGGTAACAATGAGGACATTCCTGTGAAAATGGACACTGCAAATAAGTACTTGTCTTCCGAGAGCAGTAATCCTATGGACGAGAGGTCTCCTTCATCCTCTCCACCTGTAACACACACATTTTTCCCCACTCGTTCAGTAAATGAAGGCATCAGGCATCCTCGTATTGCTGACTATGGAGAAGATGGTGCAACAGTTGAGAACAGTACCACTCGGGCATGGTGCGCGCCACCGCTTGAGCTTTTTAAGGATTCAGAACGGCCAACGGAAAATGGTTCACCACCAAACCCCACATATCAGTCATGTTATGCTTCAACATCTGGTTCCGACCATTCTCCATCAACATCAAATTCAGATGGACAGGTAATTTATATCGAAGCTTGCCCTTTCAGTTGATTATGTCACAAGCCAAGGTGCCGTTTATTATTTTAGATGCGCTTTCAACCTAATTTGCGCAAAATTTTCCATTTTGTAGGATCGTACTGGAAAGATTATATTCAAGCTCTTTGGCAAGGAACCTGGCTCAATCCCTGGGAACCTTCGTGACGAGGTATGACCACGAAACTGTGCCAACATGGTAACTGGAAGGCACTCTTCCAGTGCATTTCACTCACCATATAATTGAAATGTTTCTCCTTCCTTGCTTAGGTTGTAAATTGGCTGAAACACAGCCCCACTGAAATGGAGGGTTACATTCGCCCTGGTTGCCTTGTACTATCCATGTATCTGTCAATGCCAACTATTGCATGGGATGAAGTAAGTCTGCTGCTACACTAGCAAAAATGAATGCATGCAATAGAATTGTTGCACATTTATCTCACATCGTATGATTTTTAATGCAGCTCCAAGAAAATTTCCTCCAGCGAGTAAACTCGTTAGTTCAGGCTTCTGATTTGGATTTCTGGAGAAAAGGGAGGTTTTTAGTTCGAAGCGACAACCAGTTGGTGTCGTACAAAGATGGTATACATAACTACTATTTGTGTGTTAATTTTCTTCTCTATTCCTGCTCACTCTTCAATGGGTTTTGACTATGAATTTGTTTTGGTTGATATCAAATTTGTATTCCAGGAATGACCCGCCTCTCAAAATCATGGAGAACATGGAATACCCCTGAGTTGACCCTTGTGACACCAATTGCTGTTGTTGGTGGGAGAAAGACCTCCCTCGTTCTTAAGGGCCGTAATCTAACGATCCCGGGCACCCAGTAAGTTCCCTGTTGTAAAatagtttttttttgcgggtattGTAATTGTTTCCTGCTTGACCATTGACTCCGAATCTATGCAGGATCCACTGCACCAGCGCGGGGAAGTATATATCGAAAGAGGTACTGTGTTCAGCGTATCCGGGTACTATATATGATGATTCAGGAGTTGAGACCTTTGACTTACCGGGAGAACCAAGTCTTACTCTTGGGCGTTGCTTTATTGAGGTTTGTACTTTGTACCTCGGTTGCTCTAGATATGTAAAGATTTACTCTAGTTAGCACTAGGAAGGTGATTACAACTTTGAATGTTCGTACGTGCAGGTTGAGAACAGGTTCAGAGGAAACAGCTTCCCTGTTATTTTTGCGAATAAAAGCATCTGTCAGGAGTTAAGAAACCTTGAAGATGAACTTGAAGATTCGCGGTTTCCTGATGTCTCTCCAGATGATCAGGTCCATGATGCTAGGCGGCTAAAGCCAAGGGATCAAGTTCTGCATTTTCTTAATGAACTTGGCTGGCTCTTTCAGAAGGCCGCTGCATGCACACCTTCCACCAAATCAGATGTTTCTCATTCAGAGTTGATTCAGTTCTCTACTGCACGGTTCAGACACCTTCTGTTGTTTTCTAATGAGCGGGACTGGTGCTCCCTCACTAAAACACTACTCGAAATTCTTACCAAGAGAAGTATGGTTAGTGACGAGTTATCACATGAGACTCTGGAGATGCTCTCCGAGATTCATCTTCTGAACAGGGCAGTGAAAAGGAAGAGTAGCCACATGGTGCATTTGCTTGTGCAGTTTGTTGTAATTTGCCCTGACAATTCCAAACTGTACCCTTTCCTTCCAAATTATCCCGGCCCTGGTGGTTTGACTCCATTACATCTAGCTGCATCCATTGATGATGCAGAGGATATAGTTGATGCGTTGACAGATGATCCTCAACAGGTAAGCCCTGTATAATTTAACCTCTCTTTATCATAGTCATTTCTTAGTATTTCACATTGACAACTCTTCTGTTTTTTGTTATTACTGCAGATTGGTTTGAGCTGCTGGCACTCCGTGCTAGACGATGAAGGGCTATCTCCTGAAGTGTATGCGACTTTCAGGAACAACGGCTCATACAATGAACTTGTCACGCGAAAGCTTATGGACAGGAAGAATAGCCAGGTTACCATTGTGCTCAACAAAGGTGAAATTCATATCGATCAACCAGGGAATGTTGGTGCGAATAATGCATCTGGGATCCAAGCATTGGAAATAAGATCCTGCAACCAGTGCGCCATTTTGGAGTCTGGCTTGCTAAGACGCCCTATGCGTTCTCGAGGATTGCTTGCTCGCCCCTACATCCATTCAATGCTTGCCATAGCAGcagtgtgtgtctgtgtctgtgtATTCATGCGAGCTTTGCTGCGGTTTAATTCTGGTAGGTCCTTCAAGTGGGAGAGGTTGGATTTCGGTCCCACATAGACATTGGAGGATGCCTTATTACTTAGCCGCGTGATGTTATTAAGGAAATACCTTACAGGAACCAGAGGGTGTGGAACCAGATTGCTTTTAACCTTTCCAGTTTCCATGGAGCTCTGCCCATGGACATGGATGATGAAATGTAATATTTGCATGGATAAAACCTTGCCGGAAGTAAGTGTTGATATGTGGGGATAATCAGCAGCCAGCTTCTAAGGGCAGAGAGTCAAGAAAAGGGGGATTGGAGAACCCTGCCAAAAGATAAAACTTGGGCAGGGTTGGCACATAGTAGTTTTGTGACGAGGGAGGAAGGTACCAGAGCTTGTCAATGTCAAGAGCAATAAGACAGAGGCAACAATAGTTCTGTGCTTAATCAGTAAGTAACCTTGATTTCTTTTTGCTGGTGTAAGTGTGAATCTGCTGTTTCATGTATCATAAGATGGTATTTATTTATCTTGGTCTTTGTTCTTACTAAATCTTTTTTGTGTATCAAATACAGTGCTTACTGTTTTGTCCTGTGTTTAGACGGTAGCAGGGGTATAAATGGTCGATAGTGT
The sequence above is drawn from the Triticum aestivum cultivar Chinese Spring chromosome 7A, IWGSC CS RefSeq v2.1, whole genome shotgun sequence genome and encodes:
- the LOC123151315 gene encoding squamosa promoter-binding-like protein 15 gives rise to the protein MQREVGPQVASPLYLHQIQPLPPHAAAAARKRGSPWPAVEPPENAAMGAAAAAGGNWNPSMWDWDSRAFTARPSSDALRLGGGLNHHHHQQQQQAPPPPATAAEVRRQGGGGAGDLSLQLTLREEASMAMDVSPTTTLSSSPSPPARASQEQAARPSKRVRSGSPGTASGGGGGGGGGGSASGGGSYPMCQVDDCRADLTSAKDYHRRHKVCEIHSKTTKAVVGNQMQRFCQQCSRFHPLSEFDEGKRSCRRRLAGHNRRRRKTQPTDVASQLLLPENQENAANRTQDIVNLITVIARLQGGNVGKLPSIPPIPDKDNLVQIISKINSINNANSLAKSPPSEAIDLNASQGQQQDSSVQNATKVVDKQTVPSTMDLLTVLSGALGTSTPETNTSQSQGSSDSSGNNKSKSHSTEPACVVNSHEKSIRPFPAAGMLRSSSTHGSPPEVYKQPDRDTHPYLSLQLFGNNEDIPVKMDTANKYLSSESSNPMDERSPSSSPPVTHTFFPTRSVNEGIRHPRIADYGEDGATVENSTTRAWCAPPLELFKDSERPTENGSPPNPTYQSCYASTSGSDHSPSTSNSDGQDRTGKIIFKLFGKEPGSIPGNLRDEVVNWLKHSPTEMEGYIRPGCLVLSMYLSMPTIAWDELQENFLQRVNSLVQASDLDFWRKGRFLVRSDNQLVSYKDGMTRLSKSWRTWNTPELTLVTPIAVVGGRKTSLVLKGRNLTIPGTQIHCTSAGKYISKEVLCSAYPGTIYDDSGVETFDLPGEPSLTLGRCFIEVENRFRGNSFPVIFANKSICQELRNLEDELEDSRFPDVSPDDQVHDARRLKPRDQVLHFLNELGWLFQKAAACTPSTKSDVSHSELIQFSTARFRHLLLFSNERDWCSLTKTLLEILTKRSMVSDELSHETLEMLSEIHLLNRAVKRKSSHMVHLLVQFVVICPDNSKLYPFLPNYPGPGGLTPLHLAASIDDAEDIVDALTDDPQQIGLSCWHSVLDDEGLSPEVYATFRNNGSYNELVTRKLMDRKNSQVTIVLNKGEIHIDQPGNVGANNASGIQALEIRSCNQCAILESGLLRRPMRSRGLLARPYIHSMLAIAAVCVCVCVFMRALLRFNSGRSFKWERLDFGPT